In Pongo abelii isolate AG06213 chromosome 15, NHGRI_mPonAbe1-v2.0_pri, whole genome shotgun sequence, a single window of DNA contains:
- the RABGGTA gene encoding geranylgeranyl transferase type-2 subunit alpha (The RefSeq protein has 3 substitutions compared to this genomic sequence): MHGRLKVKTSEEQAEAKRLEREQKLKLYQSATQAVFQKRQAGELDESVLELTSQILGANPDFATLWNCRREVLQQLETQKSPEELAALVKAELGFLESCLRVNPKSYGTWHHRCWLLGRLPEPNWTRELELCARFLEVDERNFHCWDYRRFVATQAAVPPAEELAFTDSLITRNFSNYSSWHYRSCLLPQLHPQPDSGPQGRLPEDVLLKELELVQNAFFTDPNDQSAWFYHRWLLGRADPQDALRCLHVSREEACLTVSFSRPLLVGSRTEILLLMVDDSPLIVEWRTPDGRNRPSHVWLCDLPAASLNDQLPQHTFRVIWTAGDVQKECVLLKGRQEGWCRDSTTDEQLFRCELSVEKSTVLQSELESCKELQELEPENKWCLLTIILLMRALDPLLYEKETLRYFQTLKAVDPMRAAYLDDLRSKFLLENSVLKMEYAEVRVLHLAHKDLTVLCHLEQLLLVTHLDLSHNRLRTLPPALAALRCLEVLQASDNAIESLDGVTNLPRLQELLLCNNRLQRPAVLQPLASCPRLVLLNLQGNPLCQAVGILEQLAELPPSVNSILT, encoded by the exons ATG CACGGACGCCTGAAGGTGAAGACGTCAGAAGAGCAGGCGGAGGCCAAAAGGCTAGAGCGAGAGCAGAAGCTGAAGCTATACCAGTCAGCCACCCAGGCCGTATTCCAGAAG CGCCAGGCTGGTGAGCTGGATGAGTCAGTGCTGGAACTGACAAGCCAGATTCTGGGAGCCAACCCTGATTTTGCCACCCTCTGGAACTGCCGACGAGAGGTGCTCCAGCAGCTGGAGACTCAGAA GTCTCCTGAAGAGTTGGCTGCTCTGGTGAAGGCAGAACTGGGCTTCCTGGAGAGCTGCCTGCGGGTGAACCCCAAGTCTTATGGTACCTGGCACCACCGATGCTGGCTGCTAGGCCGCCTACCTGAGCCCAACTGGACCCGAGAGCTGGAGCTCTGTGCCCGTTTCCTGGAGGTGGATGAGCGGAACT ttcactgcTGGGACTATCGGCGGTTTGTGGCCACACAGGCAGCCGTGCCCCCTGCAGAAGAGCTAGCCTTCACTGACAGCCTCATCACCCGAAACTTCTCCAACTACTCGTCCTGGCATTACCGCTCCTGTCTCTTGCCCCAGCTGCACCCCCAGCCGGATTCTGGACCACAGGGGCGCCTCCCTGAGGATGTGCTGCTCAAAG AGCTGGAGCTGGTGCAGAATGCCTTCTTCACTGACCCCAATGACCAGAGTGCCTGGTTTTATCACCGTTGGCTCCTAGGCCGAG CTGACCCCCAGGATGCACTGTGCTGCCTGCATGTGAGCCGGGAGGAGGCCTGTCTGACTGTCTCCTTCTCTCGGCCCCTCCTA GTGGGCTCCAGGACGGAGATCTTGCTGCTCATGGTTGATGATTCTCCCCTGATTGTGGAGTGGAGGACTCCAGATGGCAGGAACCGGCCCAGCCATGTCTGG CTCTGTGACCTGCCTGCTGCCTCCCTCAACGACCAGTTGCCCCAACATACATTTCGCGTCATTTGGACAGCAGGCGATGTCCAGAAAGAATGCGTGCTTTTAAAAG GCCGCCAGGAGGGCTGGTGCCGGGACTCCACCACGGACGAGCAGCTATTCAG GTGTGAGCTGTCAGTGGAGAAGTCCACAGTGCTGCAGTCTGAGCTGGAATCCTGTAAGGAGCTGCAGGAGCTGGAGCCTGAGAATAAAT GGTGCCTGCTTACCATCATCCTGCTGATGCGGGCACTGGACCCCCTGCTGTATGAGAAGGAGACTCTGCAGTACTTCCAGACCCTCAAG GCCGTGGACCCCATGCGGGCAGCGTATCTGGATGACCTGCGCAGCAAGTTCTTGCTGGAGAATAGCGTGCTCAAGATGGAGTATGCCGAGGTGCGTGTGCTGCACCTGGCTCACAAG GATCTGACAGTGCTCTGCCATCTGGAACAGCTGCTCTTGGTCACCCATCTTGACCTGTCACACAATCGTCTCCGAACCCTGCCACCTGCACTGGCTGCCCTGCGCTGCCTTGAG gtGCTGCAGGCCAGTGATAATGCCATAGAGTCCCTGGATGGCGTCACCAACCTACCCCGGCTGCAGGAGCTGCTACTGTGCAACAACC GCCTCCAGCGACCTGCAGTGCTCCAGCCTCTTGCCTCCTGCCCCAGGCTGGTCCTCCTCAACCTGCAGGGTAACCCGCTGTGCCAAGCGGTGGGCATCTTGGAGCAACTGGCTGAACTGCTGCCTTCAGTTAACAGCATCCTCACCTAA